GAAGTAGGGATCTGAGTGAGGCATGTAGGGTACCCATTTCTTGCCTTCTTTGTCTTTCGTTTTCCCTatgcatcatcatcttcttcttcttgttatgATCATTCGAATTCTGATCAATCATGTCATAGTTGAAAGCAGCTACTAATTTCCGCCGGCGGCTTTTCCCTGTGCTGATGGCATGTCCAAGAATCCGATCTTCTGAAATTGTGTGCTTTTGGGGAGGATTAGATGAAGTCTGGAAGACCAGCTTCTTGCCTTGGTGTAAAGGAAACATCATATATTGCACAAGTTGAGAATTATTGAACAGCTAGCTTCAGCCTTCTCTCTAAATTGGGTATGGAGGATTAATATAAAGAAGTAGATATGATCAATCTTTGATGGGCCTAAGATCCCAAAGATTCCTTCAAGTTTGACATCTCTCTTCAGATACAAGATGACTGATGACTGTGtgtgtgagtgagagagagacagagagagagaaagtgaccTCACCGGCCacttaaaagtttttttttaatatgccCGTTTCGTTGCCCTGTTCCTATGTACAAATGTTAATAGCATTCACATTAGGTGGTGGATCACATACCTAAATAAATTATCCATTTAATAATTGTATCGAATCAGTATATATTGATGAGTGATGATTGTTTCTCAATTCTTTTCTCAATTCTTTTAATTGATTAGAAGGAATTTGAACTGAGACATTCTTTCTGgaagagaaaattaattatatgtcGGAGGGCAAGGAGGTGTCTGTGCAGTGCAGCAGGACCCTAAAAACAGGAAGCATATAACCACCAACAGTATCAAGAAGATCTCTTAGGAAATTGCCTGCGTGCTTTATGAGTTGGACAAGGAGTTGTTGATAATGTTGCATTTCTGAGACAAATATTTTGTAATGGTCGAAGAAACAGCTAAGCTTACTATTCCTAATTGTTTTTCCTGACAAAATCAAGTAGCGAATCTATTTTAATATTACTAGTGGTTGTGAAACCTATCTTATCAATGTGTGATGGAATAATTAAGCTACTTCTTAGCTTACTAATGAAGGATTAGTACCAGATCAGACTGTGatcaatttttaattactttttgtTAATTAGTACTAAGCACAGTGAATCCTACAGGGTGCCCTCTACCATTTGATTGAGCAGGACTTGAAAATCAATTTAAACCCATGTGATAGACATGCATGATGAAATTAATGGTCTCAACGGTTTAAGCTTTTAGAGAGTGTACATCTAtccattaatttaattagacCCAACTTGACTTTAATTATGGTACTCAATGTAATTAACATGGTCATCAATTGATAGTTGGTACGGGCATACAAGTTGCATGGCGTTGATTATATAATACTTTGGATCGTTGGACTCGTGGgttttcacacacacatatatatgtatattatttataGTTAATAATAGTTCTACCATGTTTTACTTTCTTCCTTTTAAGATCATTCAAACCTATCTGTCTTGGAGTCCCATATGATTGTCAATTACAATGAGGGATGAAAAACGAACAAGGTGttttaataagaaaacataaatatatataattgagtGGTTAAACAGTTTGGATTTGAATGATATTGTGCGTTGATAATCTTTGAGGAAAGACATAAAAACTTATGAATCagattattaaaataaaatttaaagtgAAATCTACAAAAATGTCTTATTTGAGGAATTTCACAATTGAATCTCTGTTTATATACGCCAGCTTGGTAACATATAACAGAAATCGGCAGCAGTACAAAAGCTTGTTACGTGTCCAATTATTCAaaatgttttatattttgggCATAAACTTGTGGCCATTTTCTATGGAAAAAAAGGGTTTCAATCATGCCATGTAttgcaaaataataatttccaaaagtaaagcaaaaaaagaagtgaaagaaacaaatgacATGGGAAGCGTTAAGCACGGTGCAATATTTTAATACAGCTAGCGAGGCCAGGGAAGAGACTTTTGGGAATCTTGGGATTTTAATTTGGTCCATATGCAAGATCTAAAACCCTAACTACTATTTTGCCTTCTTTGCCATtctgagaaaaagaaaataaaacttgcAGAGAGTTTTGACAGTATTCTATAATATACAATGTTTCGTTTGCAGCAAAGAAATACAAGTTGGTCTTCTCCGTATTTCATCTATTTATTCCTTCCTTTATTCGAACAAAATAGAATCTCAGAAGATCTGATTTTGTCAAATGGATGTCGGCATGTTCAATAACATTAATACCGGAGGCCAGCAGAGAAAATCATCATTAGCATTGACTTTAGACAGTGCAGAAAATCAAGACAAGTCTAATGATgatggaaaaaagaagatgatgcacagagaaattgaaaagaagcGAAGGCAAGAAATGGCCGCCCTTTATGCATCACTTAGATCCGTACTCCCTCTCGAATATATCAAGGTAATTAAAGATCTTGtactttatatatttcttcccACTTAGCTCATCTGCCTTGTGTATTCACTGCAGTTGATTTAGAGGAAAAATGGTTTTATTATTGCTTTCTCAGtttttgttggattttatTATGTTGGATAATACATGAATGaacccttctctctcctctttctagATTTTTGATCTATTTATCTGCTTTGgattatattttgtttgtggAATATTTTCAGGGAAAGCGTTCGTTGGCGGAACATATGAACGAAGCTGTGAATTATATCAAACACCTACAAACGAGGATCAAAGTACTTGGCCGCCGAAGAGATGAGCTAAAGATCGGGACGTCTTCGTTGCCCAGTTTGAGTGCTAGCTCATCAACTTCTTCAACAAGTCCTCGAGTTGCAGTGCACCCTTGCTTTGGTGGCGTTGAGATTGTGATAAGTAGGGGTGGCTCTGTGGAGCAAGGTTTGGTCCTATCAAGATTGCTAAAAATACTGCTTGGACAAGGGCTTACTGTAATCAGCTGTGCTACCACCCAAGTTAACGGAAGGCTTGTCTACACCATCCAATCTGAGGTAATTAATTACATTTGTCTCATCATCCCCTAAACCATCTAAATTACGCTGTTTAATCAGTTTAGGTTTTTATGTATGAGGTATGTATCTGGTTATAGTTAGTGCATTGATTACTTCTTTTCCATGTACAACTTCACAGGTTAGCGATCCGGCGTGGGGAGACTTTTCTGGATTGCAGCAGATTCTGACTGAATCATTGACTAGATTTTCTAATTAAGTAACAACACATATGTTTAGTTAGCTGCTTTTCTGCTCATTCACAGAAAGAGTAATAAATGTTTGTAGGTTTTTTGTCTGTGAGCGACTTTTACAAGAATCGTAGTAAACTGATCAGCTGCATATTGCTTTGTTTAATGCATCTCTCAATCTCCTTCAcccatgcatatatatatatatatatatatatatctgtacAATTGAGCTCATTCTACTAGCTAGTCTAATTTCTCGTGGAAGATTTGAATCAATTGGGAGCTGTTGCTGTGTTGTCATGTTGCTTATGTCCATTTATACCGTTACTGATTTCCTGCTGTGGTATTAATCTTGCATGTTGTCTTGGACAAGCAGACATGACCTCAAAATTCTGAGCTCTCAGCAGGTCACAAGCTGAACATGGCTACTTAAACAAGAGATTGGCAGACAGTGATAACAAATAAAGAGACTAACTTCACTTTCACTAACAACTTTAGAATCTCCTACCTTTACAAAGCAAATGTTTAATCTCctaaacacaaaaaagagaagaattttAATCTTCACTACATTACTTTTCGCTTCCTTTCTCACTTATTCACTAAAGCGAATAAACTCTTTAGGCTATATAGCTATGTTATCTTTGAaggaaaatcaaacaaataaagaataatttaGTGATAATATCAATTGGATTCGTCCGTCTGTGGGATTTTTAAAACACCAACATTACAATTTTGCCAATATATATAGATCGATGAATGGTTCGAACTGTTATAACCCAAAAAACATGAACCTTACTGGCACCTACATTAGTGATTGATGATCAATTTTGCTTCAATAACCTTTGCATGAAACTTTATAATTAATGAATATACAAGGAGATATGTATGACAACCAAATGCGTCATTGATGATGTTGAtacaattataaatatatatatagttataaaaataaaattctgtAAAAAAGGAGGAACGGTACAAACTAGACAGCGAAGCTGATCTTGGGTTCTGTATGCATATTGGTTTCATTCTGCTAACAACCATATGTGCATATTGCTTTAGAAGTAATTGTAAAGCAAGTTTTGGTTCAATTATGTATGGACTGGGCACAATAAAATAGAGGAGGAAGACTATCTGTCATATATTTGCCTTGATACTGTTGGCATTGCGGCTCCCCCTAATCTTTGGTTATTATAATATGACCACCGTCCTTATAGGAACACATGGTCAAAGTTTTCAATAAAACATGGTGGCCCAATAACTTGTATGCaattttctagttttaagtGCACCTCTTGTATATTGTGCTTGTTACCACCAACTCTCGGATAAAGCGATAATTCACTATAATAAGTTCAGTCCTGGGAAGAAAGAGGATTAGGATGCTAGGGCAGTGGCCCttcaatatatattgtttagCTAGCCCTAGCTTTATCTGGATATATAATTGTTGCATTTGCCAAGTTAAATATTGTTTGGCACGCATTGGAGGCTCTCGATCAATTAATATGTATAGGTACTTCATGTTGGTTATGTTATCTGGATACGAGAAATTATTGTATAATACTCGAATGAAG
Above is a window of Prunus persica cultivar Lovell chromosome G2, Prunus_persica_NCBIv2, whole genome shotgun sequence DNA encoding:
- the LOC18785722 gene encoding transcription factor bHLH120, with amino-acid sequence MDVGMFNNINTGGQQRKSSLALTLDSAENQDKSNDDGKKKMMHREIEKKRRQEMAALYASLRSVLPLEYIKGKRSLAEHMNEAVNYIKHLQTRIKVLGRRRDELKIGTSSLPSLSASSSTSSTSPRVAVHPCFGGVEIVISRGGSVEQGLVLSRLLKILLGQGLTVISCATTQVNGRLVYTIQSEVSDPAWGDFSGLQQILTESLTRFSN